A DNA window from Gillisia sp. Hel1_33_143 contains the following coding sequences:
- a CDS encoding DUF2797 domain-containing protein, whose translation MRYEGVLTKMSTELKETVQYYLIFESDFLNVNQILDKKISINFLRYQCLNCGLEKKIFRQGFCYDCFTSIPQAGDWIMNPELSKAHLDEEDRDLEYEKKVQLKPHIVYLANSSNLKVGVTRKTQIPTRWIDQGAHEAIEIVEVPNRYLAGITEVALKGHVADKTNWRKMLTNDIEDVDLVAEREKIKHLIPEEAKEYFIENNKETEIHFPVIEFPKKVKTLNLGKNPFYEGILKGIKGQYLLFHDGTVFNVRGHEGFVVDLNVM comes from the coding sequence ATGAGATATGAAGGGGTGCTGACAAAAATGAGCACCGAACTTAAAGAAACCGTTCAGTATTATTTAATATTTGAGTCAGACTTCTTGAACGTCAATCAGATACTGGATAAAAAGATCAGTATTAATTTTTTAAGATATCAATGTTTAAATTGTGGTTTGGAGAAAAAAATATTCAGACAAGGTTTTTGTTATGATTGTTTTACATCTATTCCTCAGGCGGGAGATTGGATCATGAATCCAGAATTAAGCAAAGCGCATTTAGATGAAGAAGATAGAGACCTAGAATATGAAAAGAAAGTTCAGCTAAAGCCGCACATTGTTTACTTGGCAAATTCTAGCAATTTAAAAGTAGGAGTGACAAGGAAAACTCAAATTCCAACCAGATGGATAGATCAAGGTGCGCATGAAGCTATTGAAATTGTAGAAGTTCCAAATCGATATTTGGCAGGAATTACCGAGGTTGCTCTAAAAGGCCATGTGGCAGATAAAACAAATTGGCGTAAAATGTTAACCAATGATATTGAAGATGTAGACTTGGTTGCAGAACGTGAAAAAATAAAGCATCTTATTCCAGAAGAAGCTAAAGAATATTTTATAGAAAATAATAAAGAGACTGAAATTCACTTTCCGGTAATCGAATTTCCAAAAAAAGTAAAAACGCTGAATCTTGGAAAAAATCCTTTTTATGAAGGAATTTTAAAAGGCATTAAAGGTCAATATTTACTATTTCATGATGGGACGGTTTTTAATGTTCGCGGTCATGAAGGATTTGTAGTTGATCTGAATGTGATGTAG
- a CDS encoding queuosine precursor transporter produces MNSYTPKKIFLAHNIYLILAALFITSLVVSNLIFQKFFIWDFFGLYTFEISVGILPYPITFLITDLISEIYGKRKANQVVTTGIFASLFSLLIIYAADYVPATSWSPIGNPLFSRVFGATAIAVGASMAAYLLAQYIDIQIFHFWKKLTKGKHLWLRNNFSTFLSQFVDTFAVLFLLCTFNKIDWQLFGGLLLSGFLFKVLIAACDTPFLYLGVYYMRKKFDLKPNDELNLENVTYEESI; encoded by the coding sequence TTGAATTCTTATACCCCTAAAAAGATATTCCTGGCTCACAATATCTACCTCATACTTGCGGCGCTCTTTATAACCTCTTTGGTTGTATCTAATCTAATATTTCAAAAGTTCTTTATATGGGATTTCTTCGGCTTATACACCTTTGAGATCTCTGTAGGTATTCTACCCTATCCAATAACATTTCTTATTACAGATTTAATTAGTGAGATATACGGAAAAAGAAAAGCAAACCAAGTAGTTACCACAGGTATTTTTGCTTCCTTATTTTCGTTACTAATTATCTATGCAGCAGATTATGTTCCCGCCACAAGCTGGTCTCCTATTGGCAATCCACTTTTCTCAAGAGTATTTGGCGCTACGGCAATAGCAGTTGGCGCTTCTATGGCTGCCTATTTATTGGCGCAATATATAGATATCCAAATCTTTCATTTTTGGAAAAAACTCACCAAAGGGAAACACCTATGGCTCAGAAATAATTTTTCCACATTTCTTTCACAATTTGTAGACACCTTTGCGGTGCTATTTTTGTTATGTACCTTTAACAAAATAGACTGGCAGCTCTTTGGAGGACTTTTACTTAGCGGATTTCTGTTTAAAGTTCTTATAGCTGCCTGTGATACTCCATTTTTATATCTAGGAGTTTATTATATGCGCAAAAAATTTGATCTTAAACCTAACGACGAGTTGAATCTCGAAAATGTAACATATGAAGAAAGCATTTAA
- a CDS encoding GH3 auxin-responsive promoter family protein — MPIPLVNSIASWFLKKRIHQMELFMKYPNEVQSELLRNLIATAKNTEVGKRYDFSSIHNYKTFAERIPVKKYEDYEADIERSRKGETNIFWPSPIKWFAKSSGTTNAKSKFIPVSDDSLEDCHYAAGKDLLCMYLNNNPQSQLFTGKSLRLGGSKEIYRNNGTSYGDLSAILIDNMPFWAEFSSTPRNEVSLMNDWEIKMQAIVNETINEKVSSLAGVPSWMLALLNNVLETTKATNLFEVWPNLEVYFHGGVNFEPYTQQYQKLLPRDNFRYYEIYNASEGFFACQDQNSSKELLLMLDYGIFYEFIPMDTYGSQDEKIIPLSEVSTGVNYAIVITTNAGLWRYKIGDTVRFTSTSPYRIKVSGRTKHHINAFGEELIIENAEIALKKAANLNNCEIVDYTAAPIFMEGKEKGAHEWIIEFKTPPNNMEHFKIELDKALQEINSDYEAKRYNNMTLNLPTVHQAREKLFYDWLKKHDKVGGQHKIPRLSNSRTYVEELLSMSGKQTSEDILEL, encoded by the coding sequence ATGCCAATTCCGCTAGTCAATTCCATTGCTTCCTGGTTTCTAAAGAAGCGTATCCATCAAATGGAATTATTTATGAAATATCCTAACGAAGTTCAATCAGAACTTTTACGGAATCTTATAGCTACAGCAAAGAATACAGAAGTTGGCAAACGCTACGATTTTAGTAGTATTCATAATTATAAAACTTTTGCAGAGCGGATTCCTGTTAAAAAATACGAAGATTACGAAGCAGATATAGAACGAAGCCGAAAAGGTGAAACTAACATTTTCTGGCCTTCGCCAATTAAATGGTTCGCAAAGTCTAGTGGTACCACCAATGCTAAAAGTAAGTTTATTCCTGTAAGCGACGATTCTTTAGAAGATTGTCATTATGCTGCAGGAAAAGACCTTTTATGTATGTATCTCAACAATAATCCGCAGTCTCAACTCTTTACAGGAAAAAGTTTAAGACTTGGAGGAAGTAAGGAGATCTATAGAAATAATGGTACTTCTTATGGAGATCTATCTGCAATTTTGATAGATAATATGCCTTTTTGGGCAGAATTTAGCAGTACTCCCAGAAATGAAGTTTCTTTAATGAACGATTGGGAGATAAAAATGCAAGCTATTGTAAATGAAACCATCAACGAAAAGGTTTCAAGTTTAGCCGGTGTTCCTTCTTGGATGTTGGCCTTGCTGAATAATGTTTTAGAAACAACTAAAGCCACTAATCTATTTGAAGTTTGGCCAAATCTGGAAGTTTACTTTCATGGTGGTGTAAATTTTGAACCTTATACTCAGCAATATCAAAAACTGTTGCCAAGAGATAACTTCAGATATTATGAGATCTACAACGCATCTGAAGGATTTTTTGCTTGTCAGGATCAGAATAGCTCAAAAGAACTGCTGTTAATGTTAGATTACGGCATCTTCTATGAATTCATCCCAATGGATACTTATGGCTCTCAAGATGAGAAGATCATTCCGCTAAGCGAAGTTAGCACAGGAGTTAACTATGCCATTGTAATTACAACCAACGCAGGACTTTGGCGTTATAAGATAGGAGATACCGTTAGGTTTACTTCTACTAGCCCTTATAGAATAAAAGTTTCAGGAAGAACCAAACATCATATTAATGCTTTTGGAGAAGAACTAATCATTGAAAATGCAGAAATCGCACTTAAAAAAGCAGCAAATCTGAACAATTGCGAAATTGTAGACTATACTGCGGCTCCAATATTTATGGAGGGAAAAGAAAAAGGTGCACATGAGTGGATTATCGAATTCAAAACACCTCCCAACAATATGGAGCATTTTAAAATTGAATTGGATAAAGCATTGCAAGAGATCAATAGCGACTATGAGGCAAAGCGATATAACAACATGACCCTTAATCTACCAACTGTGCATCAGGCTCGAGAAAAGCTGTTTTATGATTGGTTAAAGAAACATGATAAAGTGGGTGGGCAGCATAAAATACCAAGACTTTCTAATTCTAGAACTTATGTTGAAGAATTACTAAGTATGTCTGGAAAGCAAACTTCAGAAGATATTTTAGAACTATAA
- the porV gene encoding type IX secretion system outer membrane channel protein PorV, with translation MNIKNILVSLTVLLAGISAESQELVRPVITGAPFLQIVPDARAGGMGEVGVSSLPDAFSQFHNPAKFLFMEEGAQGIGLSYIPKFIGYADDIFYANAGYFNKLNDRSAISASLTYFSFGSVDMEEEMGGEIISKGSFVPNELALEGAYSLKLNEKFGMSVTGRYIRSDISDNQANAMVSLKTGQAVSVDVAGYYTSVPFDLHQNRWTLGFNLKNVGSKLKYSDETGYDYPLPTYLKIGGGYHVASSKTDYISFYAEAMKFLVPATDDNRNLPTDSAIGGIFNSFTDAQDGFSEELKEVILSLGAEVSFNDNFSFRTGYVTQNKEKGFRNHITVGAGLKLNQFMFDFAYQSPISDNVVFDNDKVLKLSISFKFNNSNRKQVTEPTEVDAAL, from the coding sequence ATGAACATTAAAAATATATTAGTAAGTCTAACTGTTTTACTAGCTGGAATTTCAGCTGAAAGCCAAGAACTAGTGCGCCCCGTAATTACGGGGGCACCATTTCTTCAAATTGTTCCAGATGCACGTGCAGGAGGAATGGGTGAAGTTGGGGTATCTAGTTTGCCAGATGCTTTCTCACAATTCCATAATCCGGCTAAATTTCTTTTTATGGAAGAAGGAGCACAAGGAATTGGATTATCGTATATCCCAAAATTTATTGGATATGCAGATGATATTTTCTATGCCAATGCAGGATATTTCAATAAGTTGAATGATAGATCTGCCATTAGTGCCTCCTTAACTTATTTTAGTTTTGGAAGTGTAGATATGGAAGAAGAAATGGGTGGCGAGATCATTTCTAAAGGGAGTTTTGTTCCGAACGAATTAGCCTTAGAAGGTGCTTATAGCTTAAAATTGAATGAGAAATTTGGTATGTCTGTAACTGGAAGATACATTAGATCTGATATTTCGGACAATCAGGCGAATGCAATGGTGAGTTTAAAAACCGGACAGGCAGTAAGTGTAGATGTGGCTGGTTATTATACTTCTGTTCCTTTTGATCTTCACCAAAATAGATGGACTTTAGGTTTTAACCTTAAAAATGTAGGTTCTAAATTGAAGTATTCTGACGAGACTGGATATGACTATCCGCTTCCTACTTATTTAAAAATTGGAGGTGGTTACCATGTAGCAAGTTCAAAAACAGATTACATTTCTTTCTATGCAGAAGCTATGAAGTTTCTAGTTCCTGCAACAGATGATAACCGTAATCTACCTACCGATAGTGCTATTGGAGGAATATTTAATTCTTTTACAGATGCCCAAGATGGTTTTTCTGAAGAGCTTAAAGAAGTAATACTTTCTTTAGGTGCCGAAGTGAGTTTCAATGACAATTTTTCTTTTAGAACAGGGTATGTAACTCAGAATAAGGAAAAAGGATTTAGAAATCATATCACGGTTGGAGCAGGGTTGAAGTTAAATCAGTTTATGTTCGATTTTGCTTATCAAAGTCCTATTTCAGATAACGTAGTGTTTGATAATGATAAAGTTTTAAAGCTTTCCATCAGCTTTAAATTTAATAATAGTAATAGAAAACAAGTAACCGAACCTACAGAGGTAGATGCTGCTTTGTAG
- a CDS encoding AsmA-like C-terminal region-containing protein, with amino-acid sequence MKKAFKIIGIILAILIVALIAAPFIFEAQLKDLVKSTINKNVNADVEFSDLNLSLFRSFPEATLVLKDVSVINKAPFKGDTLVVSEQILLKMSVKELFKGSDEPKKVDELLLNNTYLNIKVDSLGNNNYDIAIKDPSAADTSSASPFKLDLKHYEINNSKLKYIDKSNNIALLMENLNHSGTGDFSLAQSELDTKTTSLVSFDFDGVNYLNKNKVALDAIIQMDLENMKYTFLKNQMMVNQLPLTFDGFVKVNDDNNEIDLSFKTPSSSFKNFLAVIPEVYAKNIENVETSGDFIVSGDIKGIVDSTYIPHLDIKISSNNASFKYPDLPKSVQDINIDAAILNTTGIAEETYITFDNVTFRIDQDKFFANGDVKNLLGNMLVNLNMKGTINLANLEKAYPLELDQDLNGILTADVSTSFDMNSIEKEQYQNVSSKGIASIKNFSYKSPEIPNEVKISSANLIFNQGNVKVPVLYMTTGKTDINASGSIQNFMGYLFTDQQLKGNFQLSSNTFSVNDFMVAETKEVSEAKNADGTPVKTKTVATGKESIKVPSFLDTEIDFAVTTLLYDDLNLNNAKGTIIIKDETATIKNMTTNVFDGSIALNGNVSTKNATPTFTMDLALNAIDIAKSFKGLDLLQGLAPIATALQGKLQTKVNLKGNLNDDLTPQLNTLAGQALSEILTAKVNPENFALLSKLDERLKFINLKDINLDDLKSKLTFNNGNVEVAPFDFNVKGIKVTVAGSHGFDMNMNYNLSLDVPAKMLGSEIGNTLSKLSATDLNTMTVAVPIGLTGTFQSPQINLNMQQALSSLTQKIVAEQKKELTQKGVDALGNILMGNNKNNKPTTTADSTQVTPAQTKKDSLKTEQQTQVKDAATNILKGIFNTKKKKDTTTVQSNK; translated from the coding sequence ATGAAGAAAGCATTTAAAATTATAGGAATTATACTCGCTATCTTGATCGTAGCATTGATAGCCGCACCCTTTATCTTTGAAGCTCAGCTAAAAGATCTGGTGAAATCTACTATCAATAAAAATGTAAATGCAGATGTTGAATTTAGCGATCTCAACTTATCTTTATTTAGAAGTTTTCCTGAAGCCACCTTGGTACTAAAAGATGTTTCCGTGATCAACAAAGCACCTTTCAAAGGAGATACTTTAGTAGTAAGCGAACAGATCTTATTAAAAATGTCTGTTAAAGAACTTTTTAAAGGAAGCGATGAGCCTAAAAAAGTTGATGAGCTATTGCTTAATAACACCTACCTCAACATTAAAGTAGACTCTTTAGGAAACAACAATTACGACATTGCTATAAAAGACCCTTCTGCTGCAGATACTTCATCTGCAAGTCCGTTTAAACTAGATTTAAAGCATTACGAGATCAATAATTCTAAACTGAAATATATCGACAAAAGCAATAATATCGCATTGCTAATGGAAAACTTAAATCACAGCGGTACGGGTGATTTTTCTTTGGCTCAATCTGAATTAGACACCAAAACAACATCGTTGGTTTCTTTTGATTTTGATGGTGTAAACTATTTAAATAAAAATAAAGTTGCTCTAGATGCTATCATCCAAATGGATCTAGAGAACATGAAATATACATTTTTGAAAAACCAGATGATGGTAAATCAATTACCATTAACCTTTGACGGTTTTGTAAAGGTAAATGATGATAATAATGAGATAGATCTCTCTTTTAAAACACCTTCCTCTTCTTTCAAAAATTTCTTGGCCGTGATTCCTGAAGTTTATGCTAAGAATATAGAAAATGTAGAAACAAGTGGAGACTTTATAGTTAGCGGAGACATCAAAGGTATTGTAGATAGTACCTATATTCCTCATTTAGATATTAAAATAAGCTCTAATAATGCTTCTTTTAAGTATCCAGATCTTCCAAAGAGCGTTCAAGACATCAATATAGATGCTGCAATTTTAAACACCACCGGAATTGCAGAAGAAACTTACATCACTTTTGATAATGTGACTTTCAGAATAGATCAAGATAAATTTTTTGCCAATGGAGATGTAAAAAACCTATTAGGGAATATGCTAGTGAATCTCAATATGAAAGGAACTATTAACCTTGCAAATCTTGAAAAAGCTTATCCATTAGAATTAGATCAAGATCTAAACGGAATTCTAACCGCAGATGTAAGCACTAGTTTTGATATGAACTCTATTGAAAAAGAACAATATCAAAATGTGAGTAGTAAAGGGATTGCTAGCATTAAGAATTTTAGCTACAAATCTCCAGAGATCCCTAATGAAGTAAAAATTTCCAGCGCCAATCTAATATTCAATCAAGGAAATGTAAAAGTTCCTGTATTGTATATGACCACAGGGAAGACCGATATCAATGCTTCCGGAAGTATTCAAAACTTTATGGGTTATCTATTCACAGATCAGCAGCTAAAAGGAAATTTTCAGTTAAGCTCAAATACATTTTCTGTAAATGATTTTATGGTCGCAGAAACCAAAGAAGTTTCGGAAGCTAAAAATGCAGACGGTACACCGGTAAAAACAAAAACGGTAGCCACAGGAAAAGAGTCTATAAAAGTTCCATCTTTCTTAGATACTGAAATAGATTTTGCCGTAACCACTTTGCTTTATGATGATCTTAATTTGAATAATGCAAAAGGGACCATTATTATTAAAGATGAAACGGCAACCATTAAGAATATGACTACCAATGTTTTTGATGGTTCTATAGCACTAAACGGTAATGTTTCTACTAAAAATGCAACTCCAACGTTCACAATGGATCTTGCTCTAAACGCAATAGATATTGCTAAATCTTTTAAAGGTCTCGATCTTTTACAAGGCTTAGCTCCTATAGCAACAGCCTTACAAGGAAAATTACAAACCAAAGTAAACTTAAAAGGGAACTTGAATGATGATCTTACACCACAGCTAAATACGTTGGCAGGACAAGCATTATCTGAGATCTTAACAGCTAAGGTAAATCCAGAAAATTTTGCACTCCTTTCTAAGTTAGATGAGCGATTAAAATTTATCAATTTGAAAGACATCAATTTAGATGATCTTAAAAGTAAATTAACCTTTAACAATGGTAATGTTGAAGTTGCTCCGTTCGATTTTAATGTAAAAGGAATTAAAGTTACCGTTGCCGGAAGTCATGGGTTCGATATGAATATGAATTACAATCTTAGTTTAGATGTTCCAGCAAAGATGTTAGGAAGCGAAATTGGAAATACTCTATCTAAGCTTAGTGCTACAGATCTCAATACAATGACGGTTGCGGTGCCAATTGGATTGACAGGAACTTTTCAAAGTCCGCAGATCAATTTAAATATGCAACAAGCGCTATCCAGTCTTACTCAAAAGATTGTAGCTGAGCAGAAAAAGGAATTAACTCAAAAAGGGGTGGATGCTTTAGGTAATATCTTGATGGGTAATAATAAGAATAATAAACCAACAACTACTGCAGATTCTACTCAGGTAACGCCCGCACAAACTAAAAAAGATTCATTGAAAACAGAACAGCAAACTCAGGTTAAAGACGCTGCTACCAATATTTTAAAAGGGATTTTTAATACGAAGAAGAAAAAAGACACTACCACAGTGCAATCTAATAAGTAG
- the folK gene encoding 2-amino-4-hydroxy-6-hydroxymethyldihydropteridine diphosphokinase, whose amino-acid sequence MGSNEGNRLQILQLAIDSIYKEVGDIHQIARIYETPAWGFDGHSFLNTCIKIGSRFSPDVVLEKLLNIETELGRVRGKSNSYSNRNIDLDIILMEDEMVASSNLSIPHPEMQNRKFVLAPLADIANKVIHPVLKRSIAVLLAETNDTSEINVTEDTLKNPVKKYNFTSCNYIAIEGNIGAGKTSLSTMISEDFNAKLILERFKDNPFLPKFYEDQHRYAFPLEMSFLADRYQQLSDDLAQYDLFTDFVVSDYDVFKSLIFAKITLAEDEYALYNKLFGIMYKELVKPDLYVYLYQNTDRLLENIKKRGRDYEQNIQPDYLMEINQSYLAFIKSQTNIKVKVIDISDYDFVNNRTHYLEILDQISGEL is encoded by the coding sequence TTGGGTAGTAACGAGGGTAATCGTCTGCAAATATTGCAATTAGCTATAGATAGTATCTATAAAGAAGTTGGTGATATTCATCAAATTGCTCGAATTTATGAGACGCCAGCTTGGGGATTCGACGGACATTCTTTTTTGAATACTTGTATAAAAATTGGTTCTAGATTTTCTCCTGATGTTGTTTTAGAAAAATTGCTGAATATTGAAACTGAATTGGGTAGAGTTAGAGGTAAGTCTAATTCTTATAGTAATAGAAATATAGATCTAGATATTATCTTAATGGAGGATGAGATGGTGGCCTCTTCAAATTTGAGCATACCTCACCCGGAAATGCAAAATCGAAAATTTGTGTTGGCGCCATTGGCAGATATTGCTAATAAGGTGATTCATCCAGTTTTAAAAAGATCTATTGCTGTGCTTTTAGCTGAAACAAATGATACTTCAGAAATTAATGTCACAGAAGATACGTTGAAGAATCCAGTCAAGAAATACAATTTTACTTCTTGTAATTATATTGCTATTGAAGGAAACATAGGAGCAGGAAAAACCAGTTTATCTACCATGATATCTGAAGATTTTAATGCAAAGCTGATCTTGGAAAGATTTAAGGATAATCCTTTTTTGCCGAAATTTTATGAAGATCAGCATAGATATGCATTTCCATTAGAAATGTCTTTTCTAGCAGATAGATATCAGCAACTATCAGATGATTTAGCACAATATGATCTTTTTACAGATTTTGTGGTTTCGGATTATGATGTTTTTAAATCGCTCATTTTTGCAAAGATCACTTTAGCTGAAGATGAATATGCTTTATATAATAAGCTCTTCGGAATTATGTATAAAGAATTGGTGAAGCCGGATCTTTATGTGTATCTCTATCAAAATACCGATAGGTTATTGGAAAATATCAAGAAGCGAGGTAGAGATTATGAGCAAAACATTCAGCCGGATTATTTAATGGAGATCAATCAAAGTTATTTGGCTTTTATAAAATCTCAAACTAATATCAAGGTGAAAGTGATCGA